One region of Desmodus rotundus isolate HL8 chromosome 11, HLdesRot8A.1, whole genome shotgun sequence genomic DNA includes:
- the RXRB gene encoding retinoic acid receptor RXR-beta isoform X2, producing MSWAARPPFLPQRHAAGQCGPVGVRKEMHCGVASRWRRRRPWLDPAAAAAAAAGEQQTPEPESEPGETGRDGMGDCGRDSRSPDSSSQNPLSQGAPPHSPPGPPLPSSAAQSLGGSGAPPPPPMPPPPLGSPFPVISSSMGSPGLPPPAPPGFSGPVSSPQINSTVSLPGGGSGTPEDVKPPVLGVRGLHCPPPPGGPGAGKRLCAICGDRSSGKHYGVYSCEGCKGFFKRTIRKDLTYSCRDNKDCTVDKRQRNRCQYCRYQKCLATGMKREAVQEERQRGKDKDGDGEGAGGAPEEMPVDRILEAELAVEQKSDQGVEGPGGTGGSSSSPNDPVTNICQAADKQLFTLVEWAKRIPHFSSLPLDDQVILLRAGWNELLIASFSHRSIDVRDGILLATGLHVHRNSAHSAGVGAIFDRVLTELVSKMRDMRMDKTELGCLRAIILFNPDAKGLSSPSEVEALRERVYASLETYCKQKYPEQQGRFAKLLLRLPALRSIGLKCLEHLFFFKLIGDTPIDTFLMEMLEAPHQLA from the exons ATGTCCTGGGCTGCTCGCCCGCCCTTCCTCCCCCAGCGGCATGCCGCAGGGCAGTGTGGGCCGGTGGGGGTGCGAAAAGAAATGCATTGTGGGGTCGCGTCCCGGTGGCGGCGGCGACGGCCCTGGCTGGAtcccgcggcggcggcggcggcggcagccggAGAACAACAAACCCCGGAGCCGGAGTCGGAGCCGGGGGAGACTGGACGGGACGGGATGGGCGACTGCGGGCGGG ACTCCCGAAGCCCAGACAGTTCCTCCCAAAATCCCCTTTCCCAAGGTGctcctccccattctcctcctggGCCACCTCTACCATCTTCAGCGGCCCAGTCCCTTGGAGGCTCTggggctccacccccacccccaatgccaCCACCCCCGCTGGGCTCCCCCTTCCCAGTCATCAGCTCTTCCATGGGGTCCCCTGGTCTGCCCCCTCCAGCTCCCCCAGGATTTTCCGGGCCTGTCAGCAGTCCTCAG ATTAACTCAACAGTGTCGCTCCCTGGGGGTGGGTCTGGCACCCCTGAAGATGTGAAGCCACCAGTCTTAGGGGTCCGGGGCCTGCACTGTCCACCCCCTCCAGGTGGCCCTGGAGCTGGCAAACGACTGTGTGCAATCTGTGGGGACCGAAGCTCAG GCAAACACTATGGGGTTTACAGTTGCGAGGGCTGCAAAGGCTTCTTCAAGCGTACGATTCGGAAGGACCTGACCTACTCGTGCCGGGACAACAAGGACTGCACAGTGGACAAGCGCCAGCGGAACCGTTGTCAGTACTGCCGCTACCAGAAGTGCTTGGCCACTGGCATGAAGAGGGAAG cggTACAGGAGGAGCGGCAGCGGGGGAAGGACAAGGacggggatggggagggggctgggggagccccTGAGGAGATGCCTGTGGACAGGATCCTGGAGGCAGAGCTCGCTGTGGAGCAGAAGAGTGACCAGGGCGTTGAGGGTCCTGGGGGAACTGGGGGTAGCAGCAGCAGC CCAAACGACCCTGTGACTAACATCTGTCAGGCAGCTGACAAACAGCTGTTTACGCTTGTTGAGTGGGCGAAGAGGATCCCACACTTTTCCTCCTTACCTCTGGATGACCAGGTCATATTGCTACGGGCAG GCTGGAACGAGCTCCTCATAGCCTCCTTCTCCCATCGATCTATCGATGTCCGGGACGGCATCCTCCTGGCCACCGGTCTTCACGTGCACCGCAACTCCGCCCACTCTGCGGGCGTGGGCGCCATCTTTGATCG GGTGCTGACAGAGCTAGTGTCCAAAATGCGTGACATGAGGATGGACAAGACAGAGCTTGGCTGCCTGAGGGCAATCATTCTGTTCAATCCAG ACGCCAAGGGCCTCTCCAGCCCCAGTGAGGTGGAGGCCCTCCGGGAGAGAGTGTATGCATCCTTGGAGACCTACTGCAAACAGAAGTACCCTGAGCAGCAGGGACG GTTTGCCAAGCTGCTGCTGCGTCTTCCTGCCCTCAGGTCCATCGGCCTTAAGTGTCTAGAGCATCTGTTTTTCTTCAAGCTCATTGGTGACACCCCCATTGACACCTTCCTCATGGAGATGCTCGAGGCGCCCCACCAGCTGGCCTGA
- the RXRB gene encoding retinoic acid receptor RXR-beta isoform X3, producing MPQGSVGRWGCEKKCIVGSRPGGGGDGPGWIPRRRRRRQPENNKPRSRSRSRGRLDGTGWATAGGINSTVSLPGGGSGTPEDVKPPVLGVRGLHCPPPPGGPGAGKRLCAICGDRSSGKHYGVYSCEGCKGFFKRTIRKDLTYSCRDNKDCTVDKRQRNRCQYCRYQKCLATGMKREAVQEERQRGKDKDGDGEGAGGAPEEMPVDRILEAELAVEQKSDQGVEGPGGTGGSSSSPNDPVTNICQAADKQLFTLVEWAKRIPHFSSLPLDDQVILLRAGWNELLIASFSHRSIDVRDGILLATGLHVHRNSAHSAGVGAIFDRSLSRVLTELVSKMRDMRMDKTELGCLRAIILFNPDAKGLSSPSEVEALRERVYASLETYCKQKYPEQQGRFAKLLLRLPALRSIGLKCLEHLFFFKLIGDTPIDTFLMEMLEAPHQLA from the exons ATGCCGCAGGGCAGTGTGGGCCGGTGGGGGTGCGAAAAGAAATGCATTGTGGGGTCGCGTCCCGGTGGCGGCGGCGACGGCCCTGGCTGGAtcccgcggcggcggcggcggcggcagccggAGAACAACAAACCCCGGAGCCGGAGTCGGAGCCGGGGGAGACTGGACGGGACGGGATGGGCGACTGCGGGCGGG ATTAACTCAACAGTGTCGCTCCCTGGGGGTGGGTCTGGCACCCCTGAAGATGTGAAGCCACCAGTCTTAGGGGTCCGGGGCCTGCACTGTCCACCCCCTCCAGGTGGCCCTGGAGCTGGCAAACGACTGTGTGCAATCTGTGGGGACCGAAGCTCAG GCAAACACTATGGGGTTTACAGTTGCGAGGGCTGCAAAGGCTTCTTCAAGCGTACGATTCGGAAGGACCTGACCTACTCGTGCCGGGACAACAAGGACTGCACAGTGGACAAGCGCCAGCGGAACCGTTGTCAGTACTGCCGCTACCAGAAGTGCTTGGCCACTGGCATGAAGAGGGAAG cggTACAGGAGGAGCGGCAGCGGGGGAAGGACAAGGacggggatggggagggggctgggggagccccTGAGGAGATGCCTGTGGACAGGATCCTGGAGGCAGAGCTCGCTGTGGAGCAGAAGAGTGACCAGGGCGTTGAGGGTCCTGGGGGAACTGGGGGTAGCAGCAGCAGC CCAAACGACCCTGTGACTAACATCTGTCAGGCAGCTGACAAACAGCTGTTTACGCTTGTTGAGTGGGCGAAGAGGATCCCACACTTTTCCTCCTTACCTCTGGATGACCAGGTCATATTGCTACGGGCAG GCTGGAACGAGCTCCTCATAGCCTCCTTCTCCCATCGATCTATCGATGTCCGGGACGGCATCCTCCTGGCCACCGGTCTTCACGTGCACCGCAACTCCGCCCACTCTGCGGGCGTGGGCGCCATCTTTGATCG GTCCCTCTCCAGGGTGCTGACAGAGCTAGTGTCCAAAATGCGTGACATGAGGATGGACAAGACAGAGCTTGGCTGCCTGAGGGCAATCATTCTGTTCAATCCAG ACGCCAAGGGCCTCTCCAGCCCCAGTGAGGTGGAGGCCCTCCGGGAGAGAGTGTATGCATCCTTGGAGACCTACTGCAAACAGAAGTACCCTGAGCAGCAGGGACG GTTTGCCAAGCTGCTGCTGCGTCTTCCTGCCCTCAGGTCCATCGGCCTTAAGTGTCTAGAGCATCTGTTTTTCTTCAAGCTCATTGGTGACACCCCCATTGACACCTTCCTCATGGAGATGCTCGAGGCGCCCCACCAGCTGGCCTGA
- the SLC39A7 gene encoding zinc transporter SLC39A7, producing MARGLGAPLWVAVGLLTWAALGLLVAGHRGHGDLHEDLHEDFHGQSHSHEDFHHGHSHAHGHSHAHGHGHTHESIWHGHSHGHDHGHSHEDLHHDHSHSHSHESLYHRGHGHDREHSHGGSAEAPGIKQDLDTVTLWAYALGATVLISAAPFLVLFLIPVESNSPRHRSLLQILLSFASGGLLGDAFLHLIPHALEPHSHHLQEQRGHGHSHSGQGPILSVGLWVLSGIVAFLVVEKFVRHVKGEHGHSHSHGRGHAHGSHGQGTQERSSKEKQNSEEEEKEAGGLRKRRGGSTAPKDGPVRPQNYKEERTGSDLRVSGYLNLAADLTHNFTDGLAIGASFRGGWGLGILTTMTVLLHEVPHEVGDFAILVQSGCSKKQAMRLQLLTALGALAGTACALLTEGGAVGSEVAGGSGPGWILPFTAGGFIYVATVSVLPELLREASPLQSLLEVLGLLGGVVMMVLIAHLE from the exons ATGGCCAGAGGCCTGGGGGCCCCCCTCTGGGTGGCCGTGGGACTGCTGACCTGGGCGGCCTTGGGGCTGCTAGTGGCCGGACACAGGGGTCATGGTGACTTGCACGAGGACCTGCACGAGGACTTCCATGGCCAGAGCCACTCACATGAGGATTTCCACCATGGACACAGCCACGCCCACGGCCACAGCCACGCCCATGGCCACGGCCACACTCATGAGAGCATCTGGCATGGGCATTCCCACGGTCACGACCACGGACATTCACATGAGGACTTGCACCATGATCATAGCCATAGCCACTCCCATGAGAGCCTCTACCACAGAGGACATGGACATGACCGTGAGCACAGCCATGGAGGCTCTGCGGAGGCCCCAGGCATCAAGCAGGACCTGGACACTGTCACTCTCTGGGCCTAT GCACTGGGCGCCACAGTGCTGATCTCCGCAGCTCCCTTCCTCGTCCTCTTCCTCATCCCTGTGGAGTCCAACTCGCCGCGGCACCGCTCTCTGCTCCAGATCTTGCTCAGTTTTGCCTCTGGTGGACTCCTGGGAGATGCCTTCCTGCACCTCATCCCTCATGCCTTGG AACCTCATTCTCACCACCTTCAGGAGCAGCGGGGACATGGACACTCCCACAGTG gccagggccccattCTGTCTGTGGGACTGTGGGTCCTTAGTGGAATTGTCGCCTTTCTTGTGGTGGAGAAATTTGTGAGGCATGTGAAAGGAGAACATGGACACAGTCACAGTCATGGACGTGGTCACGCACACGGAAGTCACGGACAGGGAACACAGG aGCGTTCTTCAAAGGAGAAACAGAactcagaggaagaagaaaaggaagcaggggGATTGAGGAAGCGGAGAGGAGGCAGCACAGCGCCCAAGGATGGGCCAGTGAGACCACAgaattataaagaagaaagaacaggTTCAG ACCTGCGTGTGTCCGGGTACCTGAATCTGGCTGCTGACCTGACACACAACTTCACGGACGGCTTGGCCATTGGTGCTTCATTTCGCGGGGGTTGGGGACTGGGGATCCTGACCACAATGACTGTCCTACTGCATGAAGTGCCCCATGAAGTCGGGGACTTTGCCATCTTGGTCCAGTCTGGCTGCAGCAAAAAGCAG GCGATGCGTCTGCAACTACTGACGGCACTTGGGGCGCTGGCAGGCACCGCCTGCGCACTCCTGACTGAAGGAGGGGCGGTGGGCAGCGAAGTTGCAGGTGGCTCAGGTCCTGGCTGGATCCTGCCGTTCACTGCAGGTGGCTTTATCTACGTGGCCACGGTGTCCGTGTTGCCTGAGCTGTTGAGGGAGGCGTCACCACTACAGTCGCTTCTGGaggtgctggggctgctggggggagTCGTCATGATGGTGCTGATTGCCCACCTGGAGTGA
- the HSD17B8 gene encoding (3R)-3-hydroxyacyl-CoA dehydrogenase, with product MATQLRLRSAVALVTGAGSGIGRAVSVRLAQEGAAVAACDLDGAAARETVQLLGGPGSEKRAHAAFQTDVSEAGSARGLLEQVQARFTRPPSVVVSCAGITRDEFLLHLSEDDWDKVVAVNLKGIFLVTQAAAQALVSSGCHGSIINISSIVGKVGNVGQTNYAASKAGVIGLTQTVARELGRYGVRCNSVLPGLITTPMTQKVPQKVLDKMTAMIPMGHLGNPEDVADVVAFLASDDSGYITGASVEVTGGLFM from the exons ATGGCGACTCAGCTCCGGCTCCGCTCTGCGGTAGCCCTGGTCACAG GTGCGGGCAGCGGCATCGGCCGAGCAGTCAGTGTGCGCCTGGCCCAAGAAGGGGCTGCAGTGGCCGCTTGCGACCTGGACGGGGCAGCGGCACGGGAGACGGTGCAGCTGCTGGGCGGGCCGGGGAGCGAGAAGAGGGCGCACGCTGCCTTCCAGACTGACGTGTCTGAGGCCGGGTCGGCCAGGGGCCTGCTGGAACAAGTGCAG GCCCGCTTTACTCGCCCGCCATCCGTCGTTGTGTCCTGTGCGGGCATTACCAGGGATGAGTTTCTGCTTCACCTGTCTGAGGATGACTGGGACAAAGTCGTAGCTGTTAACCTCAAG ggcaTCTTTCTAGTCACTCAGGCTGCAGCCCAAGCCCTGGTGTCCAGTGGTTGTCATGGCTCCATCATCAACATCAGTAGCATCGTAGGGAAG GTGGGGAACGTGGGACAGACCAACTACGCGGCATCCAAGGCTGGCGTGATTGGGCTCACCCAGACCGTAGCCCGGGAGCTCGGACG ATATGGGGTCCGCTGTAACTCTGTCCTTCCAGGGCTCATTACAACACCCATGACACAGAAAGTGCCACAGAAAGTGCTGGACAAG ATGACTGCGATGATTCCAATGGGCCATTTGGGAAACCCTGAGG ATGTGGCAGATGTGGTTGCCTTCTTGGCATCTGATGACAGTGGATACATCACTGGGGCCTCAGTGGAAGTCACCG GAGGTCTTTTCATGTAA
- the RXRB gene encoding retinoic acid receptor RXR-beta isoform X1: MSWAARPPFLPQRHAAGQCGPVGVRKEMHCGVASRWRRRRPWLDPAAAAAAAAGEQQTPEPESEPGETGRDGMGDCGRDSRSPDSSSQNPLSQGAPPHSPPGPPLPSSAAQSLGGSGAPPPPPMPPPPLGSPFPVISSSMGSPGLPPPAPPGFSGPVSSPQINSTVSLPGGGSGTPEDVKPPVLGVRGLHCPPPPGGPGAGKRLCAICGDRSSGKHYGVYSCEGCKGFFKRTIRKDLTYSCRDNKDCTVDKRQRNRCQYCRYQKCLATGMKREAVQEERQRGKDKDGDGEGAGGAPEEMPVDRILEAELAVEQKSDQGVEGPGGTGGSSSSPNDPVTNICQAADKQLFTLVEWAKRIPHFSSLPLDDQVILLRAGWNELLIASFSHRSIDVRDGILLATGLHVHRNSAHSAGVGAIFDRSLSRVLTELVSKMRDMRMDKTELGCLRAIILFNPDAKGLSSPSEVEALRERVYASLETYCKQKYPEQQGRFAKLLLRLPALRSIGLKCLEHLFFFKLIGDTPIDTFLMEMLEAPHQLA; encoded by the exons ATGTCCTGGGCTGCTCGCCCGCCCTTCCTCCCCCAGCGGCATGCCGCAGGGCAGTGTGGGCCGGTGGGGGTGCGAAAAGAAATGCATTGTGGGGTCGCGTCCCGGTGGCGGCGGCGACGGCCCTGGCTGGAtcccgcggcggcggcggcggcggcagccggAGAACAACAAACCCCGGAGCCGGAGTCGGAGCCGGGGGAGACTGGACGGGACGGGATGGGCGACTGCGGGCGGG ACTCCCGAAGCCCAGACAGTTCCTCCCAAAATCCCCTTTCCCAAGGTGctcctccccattctcctcctggGCCACCTCTACCATCTTCAGCGGCCCAGTCCCTTGGAGGCTCTggggctccacccccacccccaatgccaCCACCCCCGCTGGGCTCCCCCTTCCCAGTCATCAGCTCTTCCATGGGGTCCCCTGGTCTGCCCCCTCCAGCTCCCCCAGGATTTTCCGGGCCTGTCAGCAGTCCTCAG ATTAACTCAACAGTGTCGCTCCCTGGGGGTGGGTCTGGCACCCCTGAAGATGTGAAGCCACCAGTCTTAGGGGTCCGGGGCCTGCACTGTCCACCCCCTCCAGGTGGCCCTGGAGCTGGCAAACGACTGTGTGCAATCTGTGGGGACCGAAGCTCAG GCAAACACTATGGGGTTTACAGTTGCGAGGGCTGCAAAGGCTTCTTCAAGCGTACGATTCGGAAGGACCTGACCTACTCGTGCCGGGACAACAAGGACTGCACAGTGGACAAGCGCCAGCGGAACCGTTGTCAGTACTGCCGCTACCAGAAGTGCTTGGCCACTGGCATGAAGAGGGAAG cggTACAGGAGGAGCGGCAGCGGGGGAAGGACAAGGacggggatggggagggggctgggggagccccTGAGGAGATGCCTGTGGACAGGATCCTGGAGGCAGAGCTCGCTGTGGAGCAGAAGAGTGACCAGGGCGTTGAGGGTCCTGGGGGAACTGGGGGTAGCAGCAGCAGC CCAAACGACCCTGTGACTAACATCTGTCAGGCAGCTGACAAACAGCTGTTTACGCTTGTTGAGTGGGCGAAGAGGATCCCACACTTTTCCTCCTTACCTCTGGATGACCAGGTCATATTGCTACGGGCAG GCTGGAACGAGCTCCTCATAGCCTCCTTCTCCCATCGATCTATCGATGTCCGGGACGGCATCCTCCTGGCCACCGGTCTTCACGTGCACCGCAACTCCGCCCACTCTGCGGGCGTGGGCGCCATCTTTGATCG GTCCCTCTCCAGGGTGCTGACAGAGCTAGTGTCCAAAATGCGTGACATGAGGATGGACAAGACAGAGCTTGGCTGCCTGAGGGCAATCATTCTGTTCAATCCAG ACGCCAAGGGCCTCTCCAGCCCCAGTGAGGTGGAGGCCCTCCGGGAGAGAGTGTATGCATCCTTGGAGACCTACTGCAAACAGAAGTACCCTGAGCAGCAGGGACG GTTTGCCAAGCTGCTGCTGCGTCTTCCTGCCCTCAGGTCCATCGGCCTTAAGTGTCTAGAGCATCTGTTTTTCTTCAAGCTCATTGGTGACACCCCCATTGACACCTTCCTCATGGAGATGCTCGAGGCGCCCCACCAGCTGGCCTGA